The genomic stretch TGATAATGCCTACACCGGTTCTTGGGTTGGAGCCTTGCATGGAATGATTGCCAAAGTTGGTGTCAATCTCCACTTTTCCAAGATTTGTAACAGCTGCACTGCCTGTAACAAGTGCTGGACCAAAGGACAGAGTTTGCGTTACTCCCGCATCCACTAATTCCTGTGCAGAAGTGTCAGTCTCGTCATATATTTTCATGGTGCCGTCAGTATAAAAGGCCAGACCTGTTCTTGCGGGGCTGTCCCGAAATACTGTTCCGTTTCTTATTACAATTCCATCCTCTCTGAAACCGTAATAATCACCATTAATTGCGAATATGGCATGATTGTCCTCTGCAATTTCAGAGGTATATTCGATTATGTTCTGACCAAATTTATTATCTGCAAAAGCAGATTTTAAGCTTGCTGAATCTTTTAGGATTACGTCTGCTATATAATAGGTAATGGTATCTGAACCAGTTCCAGCAGCTACTTTTTTAATTTGGATTGATACTGTATCACTGGTATAATTCCAATCATCTGCGGTATAATCAGTCTGAGAATCCTCTGTCCCTGTTTCTGTGGTATCAAGAGCATTTTCAACTTTTACATGCTTGATGAGGTAACGGTCGGCTGCCATATAAAGCAGTAAGGCAATAAGCATTAAGGCAAGGCTTAGAATTATGAAGGGTTTCTTTGTGGGTTTTCTGGCTGTTTTTTCAGTTTGCAAAGCAACAGCTCCTTTCAAATAAAGTAGATAACCTCAGTATAGAGGAATATTATGTTCAGTCTGTTAGCAAACTGTGATAAATCTGTGGTTTGGCTCAGCAATAAAGCTTGACAGGCTGTTATGAGAAATTATAAAATAAATAAAAATAAACCATAACTAAGAACATATCTCTCGTTTCTACTCTTAAGAAGAATGATATTAATGAAAGACAGAGTTCGAGGTAACATAAAAGGAATACAAGGAGGTATTTATGAAAGTTATAGCAATTAACGGGAGTCCTAGAAAACATGGTAATACTGCTGAAATGTTAAAAAGTGCATTGGAGGGAGCAAAGGAAAACGGTGCAAAGACTAAAATATATAACCTCTATGATATGGAATTTACCGGCTGTGTCAGCTGTTTCGCTTGTAAGAAGAAAGGAAAAGACTGTAAAGGTCTTTGTGTAATAAAAGATGACCTGAAAGAAGTATTAGAAGAAATTTTAAAATGTGATGCTCTGTTAATCGGTTCACCCATTTATTTTTCTGATGTAACCGGTGAAGTCAGATCTTTTCTGGAAAGGCTGCTTTTTCCTATTCTGTCTTATAAGAAAGGAGAGAGAGAAATCTTAAAGGGAAATATTCCTTCTGCATTTTTGTATACCATGAATGTACCATTGGAGCAATATGATAGTCTGGGGTATAAAGCAATCGCAGAAAGAAATCAGAAAATCATAGGAGGGCTTTTAAAAGCTGAGTCCCAAATACTGGTATCCTGTAATACCTATCAGTTTAA from Anaerocolumna sp. AGMB13020 encodes the following:
- a CDS encoding flavodoxin family protein, with translation MKVIAINGSPRKHGNTAEMLKSALEGAKENGAKTKIYNLYDMEFTGCVSCFACKKKGKDCKGLCVIKDDLKEVLEEILKCDALLIGSPIYFSDVTGEVRSFLERLLFPILSYKKGEREILKGNIPSAFLYTMNVPLEQYDSLGYKAIAERNQKIIGGLLKAESQILVSCNTYQFKDYDKYDASRFSVEEKEKVRKEQFPQDLKAAFELGKQLTAK
- a CDS encoding phosphodiester glycosidase family protein gives rise to the protein MQTEKTARKPTKKPFIILSLALMLIALLLYMAADRYLIKHVKVENALDTTETGTEDSQTDYTADDWNYTSDTVSIQIKKVAAGTGSDTITYYIADVILKDSASLKSAFADNKFGQNIIEYTSEIAEDNHAIFAINGDYYGFREDGIVIRNGTVFRDSPARTGLAFYTDGTMKIYDETDTSAQELVDAGVTQTLSFGPALVTGSAAVTNLGKVEIDTNFGNHSMQGSNPRTGVGIISPNHYAFAVVDGRSSGYSKGMSLEEFADLFVSLGCTEAYNLDGGGSSTMYFMGRVVNNPLGKGKERGVSDILYIG